Proteins encoded together in one Pseudomonas sp. TCU-HL1 window:
- the hrpB gene encoding ATP-dependent helicase HrpB has product MNPLPIDAVLPDLRAALQSRHEAVLEAPPGAGKTTRVPLALLGEPWLAGQSILMLEPRRLAARAAAERLASELGESVGETVGYRIRLESRVGPRTRIEVVTEGILARRLQDDPALEGVGLVIFDEYHERSLDADLALALCLNGRALLRDEPPLKVLLMSATLEGERLSRLLEEAPVVRSEGRMFPVEQRWGRPTQVGEALEPRVVQTVLQALADEPGSLLVFLPGQAEIRRVTEQLGERLDGHDDILLCPLHGDLDLAAQRAAIEPAPAGKRKVVLATNIAETSLTIDGVRVVVDAGLERVPRFDPASGMTRLDTQRISRASATQRAGRAGRLQPGACYRLWSEAQHEQLVAHGSAEILQADLAGLALQLARWGVGDPNELAWLDPPPAAAYAQGRDLLQRLGALGEDGSLTRHGQAMAELPAHPRIAHLLLRGQALGLGALACDLAALLGERDILRGGGADLHGRLALLAGDDKVARSARGGVQRARQLARQFRSYLRGAASEPVADPGHPRWLGCLLAFAYPDRIAQQRRAGGADYRLANGRAAIFGEPDALMKEAWLVIADLGSRQGQREERIYLAADLDPGLFEGPLAEQVSRQDLLDWDEREGVLRAERQLKVGELVLAREALAELDEDARGRALLGLVRRKGLELLPWDAELRQWQARVALLRRLDLAGKGNSEWPDLSDTALLASLEDWLLPWLGKVSRLSHFGNLDLAGILQGLLPWPLPQRLDDLAPRSLDVPSGSRIRLDYSEDIPVLAVRLQELFGLADTPRIAGGRQGVKLHLLSPARRPVQVTQDLASFWRNTYAEVKKDLKGRYPKHYWPDDPLVAEPTARAKPRK; this is encoded by the coding sequence ATGAATCCGTTACCCATCGATGCCGTCCTGCCCGACCTGCGGGCCGCCCTGCAGTCCCGCCACGAAGCCGTGCTGGAGGCGCCGCCCGGCGCCGGCAAGACCACCCGCGTGCCGTTGGCCCTGCTGGGCGAGCCGTGGCTGGCCGGGCAGAGCATCCTGATGCTGGAACCGCGCCGCCTGGCCGCCCGGGCCGCCGCCGAGCGCCTGGCCAGCGAACTGGGCGAGTCGGTGGGTGAAACTGTTGGCTATCGCATCCGCCTGGAGTCCAGGGTCGGGCCGCGTACCCGCATCGAGGTGGTGACCGAGGGCATTCTTGCGCGCCGGTTACAGGACGACCCGGCGCTGGAAGGCGTCGGCCTGGTGATATTCGATGAATACCATGAGCGCAGTCTCGACGCCGATCTGGCCCTGGCCCTCTGCCTGAATGGGCGTGCCCTGTTGCGCGACGAGCCGCCGCTCAAGGTGTTGCTGATGTCCGCCACCCTGGAAGGTGAGCGCTTGTCGCGTTTGCTGGAGGAGGCCCCGGTGGTGCGCAGCGAGGGCCGCATGTTCCCGGTGGAGCAGCGCTGGGGCCGCCCCACCCAGGTGGGCGAAGCACTGGAGCCGCGCGTAGTGCAGACGGTTCTCCAGGCGCTGGCCGACGAGCCGGGCAGCCTGCTGGTGTTTCTTCCGGGCCAGGCGGAAATTCGTCGCGTCACCGAACAGCTGGGCGAACGCCTGGACGGCCACGATGACATCCTGCTCTGCCCGCTGCACGGTGACTTGGACCTGGCCGCCCAGCGCGCCGCCATCGAGCCGGCACCGGCCGGCAAGCGCAAGGTGGTCCTCGCCACCAATATCGCCGAGACCAGCCTGACCATCGACGGCGTGCGCGTGGTCGTGGATGCCGGCCTGGAGCGGGTACCGCGCTTTGACCCCGCCAGCGGCATGACCCGCCTGGACACCCAGCGCATTTCCCGTGCCTCCGCCACCCAGCGCGCCGGCCGTGCCGGTCGCCTGCAACCGGGTGCCTGCTATCGCCTCTGGTCAGAGGCCCAGCACGAACAACTCGTCGCCCACGGCAGCGCGGAAATCCTCCAGGCCGACCTCGCCGGCCTGGCCCTGCAACTCGCGCGCTGGGGCGTTGGCGATCCTAATGAACTGGCCTGGCTCGATCCGCCGCCGGCCGCTGCCTATGCTCAAGGCCGCGACCTGTTGCAACGTCTCGGCGCCCTGGGCGAGGACGGCAGCCTGACACGCCACGGCCAGGCGATGGCCGAGCTGCCGGCTCATCCGCGTATCGCCCACCTGCTGCTGCGTGGTCAGGCCCTTGGGCTTGGCGCCCTGGCGTGCGACCTCGCCGCCCTACTGGGTGAACGCGACATCCTGCGCGGTGGCGGTGCCGACCTGCATGGCCGCCTGGCCCTGTTGGCGGGAGATGACAAGGTAGCGCGCAGTGCCCGTGGCGGCGTGCAGCGTGCCCGGCAACTGGCCCGGCAGTTCCGCTCCTACTTGCGCGGAGCGGCCAGCGAACCGGTGGCTGATCCCGGTCATCCGCGCTGGCTGGGGTGCCTGCTGGCCTTCGCCTACCCGGACCGTATCGCCCAGCAGCGCCGCGCCGGTGGTGCCGATTACCGCCTGGCCAACGGCCGTGCGGCCATCTTCGGCGAGCCCGATGCGCTGATGAAGGAAGCCTGGCTGGTGATTGCCGACCTCGGCAGCCGCCAAGGCCAGCGTGAAGAGCGCATCTACCTGGCTGCCGATCTCGATCCGGGGCTGTTCGAGGGCCCGCTGGCCGAGCAGGTCAGTCGCCAGGATCTGCTGGACTGGGATGAACGTGAAGGTGTCTTGCGTGCCGAACGCCAGCTCAAGGTCGGTGAACTGGTGCTGGCCCGCGAGGCACTGGCCGAGCTGGACGAGGACGCACGTGGGCGGGCGTTGCTTGGCCTGGTGCGGCGCAAGGGTCTGGAACTGCTGCCGTGGGACGCAGAACTGCGCCAGTGGCAGGCACGGGTGGCGCTGTTGCGCCGTCTCGATCTCGCCGGCAAGGGCAACAGCGAGTGGCCGGACCTGTCCGACACGGCGCTGCTGGCCAGCCTGGAAGACTGGCTGCTGCCCTGGTTGGGCAAGGTCAGCCGCCTCAGCCACTTTGGCAACCTCGACCTGGCCGGCATCCTCCAGGGCTTGTTGCCCTGGCCGCTGCCGCAACGCCTCGACGACCTGGCGCCGCGCAGCCTGGACGTACCCTCGGGCTCGCGCATCCGGCTGGATTACAGTGAAGACATACCGGTACTGGCGGTTCGCTTGCAGGAGCTGTTCGGGCTGGCGGACACCCCACGGATCGCCGGCGGCCGCCAGGGCGTCAAGCTGCACTTGCTGTCTCCGGCCCGGCGTCCGGTGCAGGTCACCCAGGACCTGGCCAGTTTCTGGCGCAACACTTATGCCGAGGTGAAGAAGGACCTCAAGGGTCGGTACCCCAAGCACTACTGGCCGGACGATCCGCTCGTGGCCGAGCCGACGGCAAGGGCCAAGCCGAGGAAGTAG